The following coding sequences lie in one Bordetella genomosp. 9 genomic window:
- a CDS encoding Bug family tripartite tricarboxylate transporter substrate binding protein: MHEYLYALSRRPRHWLHTCILAFATTAMTISGLVHAESAWPDRPVRIVVPFTAGGTTDVVARVIGAELGQLWHQSVIIDNRPGAGGAIGATLTAKSPPDGYTLLMASGSMFTVNPYLYRNLPYSLKDFDYITNVASGPMLVLVNNEVPAHTLKELIALAKSQPKKLNFGSAGNGSQVHMAGEALADAAGIDITHVPYKGEALAYNDLIAGQVQLVVGNIAAASVFAKSGKARALAVTGPARSPMMPEVPTAKEAGLPGYETTGWFALVTAAGTPKAVIDKIQRDTAKVLAQPAIREKLAGQGMTPVGNTPAQLVKSIQEESGKWEAIVANRHLAID; the protein is encoded by the coding sequence ATGCACGAGTATCTGTACGCGCTGTCCAGACGTCCCAGGCATTGGCTGCACACCTGTATCCTGGCCTTCGCCACCACGGCGATGACGATTTCCGGCCTGGTCCACGCCGAAAGCGCATGGCCGGACCGGCCCGTGCGGATCGTCGTGCCTTTTACCGCGGGCGGGACCACCGACGTGGTCGCCCGCGTCATCGGCGCGGAATTGGGGCAGTTGTGGCATCAGTCCGTGATCATCGATAACCGTCCCGGCGCGGGCGGCGCCATCGGGGCAACGCTGACGGCGAAGTCGCCGCCGGACGGCTACACCCTGCTGATGGCGTCGGGCAGCATGTTCACGGTCAATCCGTACCTGTACCGCAACCTGCCGTACAGCTTGAAGGACTTCGACTACATCACCAATGTGGCCAGCGGCCCCATGCTGGTGCTGGTCAACAACGAGGTGCCGGCGCATACGCTGAAGGAGCTGATCGCGCTGGCGAAATCGCAGCCGAAGAAGCTGAATTTCGGTTCGGCCGGCAACGGCAGCCAGGTGCACATGGCGGGCGAGGCGCTGGCCGACGCGGCGGGCATCGACATCACGCACGTGCCCTACAAAGGGGAAGCGCTGGCGTACAACGACCTGATCGCGGGACAGGTGCAATTGGTGGTGGGCAATATCGCGGCGGCATCGGTGTTCGCGAAAAGCGGCAAGGCCCGCGCCCTGGCCGTCACCGGCCCCGCTAGGTCGCCCATGATGCCCGAGGTGCCGACGGCGAAGGAGGCGGGTCTGCCCGGATACGAGACGACGGGATGGTTTGCGCTGGTCACGGCGGCGGGCACGCCGAAGGCCGTTATCGACAAGATCCAGCGCGATACCGCCAAGGTGCTCGCTCAGCCGGCCATCCGGGAAAAGCTGGCGGGGCAGGGCATGACGCCCGTGGGCAATACGCCGGCGCAGCTTGTCAAAAGCATCCAGGAGGAATCGGGAAAATGGGAAGCCATCGTGGCGAACCGCCATCTGGCCATCGATTGA
- the sdhC gene encoding succinate dehydrogenase, cytochrome b556 subunit, giving the protein MRRNDARARNHPAYWAFLVHRLSGLALAVFLPLHFWALGQALDGAEALDGFLRFADRPLFKFAEWGLVVLLSLHMMGGLRLLVIEFAPWTGLRKDWLAVGLGAGACTGLAFLLALLG; this is encoded by the coding sequence ATGCGGCGCAATGACGCGCGCGCGCGCAATCATCCGGCGTACTGGGCGTTCCTGGTGCATCGGCTGTCGGGGCTGGCGCTGGCCGTGTTCCTGCCCTTGCACTTCTGGGCGCTGGGCCAGGCCCTGGATGGCGCGGAAGCCCTGGACGGCTTTCTGCGGTTCGCCGACCGGCCTCTGTTCAAGTTCGCGGAGTGGGGCCTGGTCGTGCTGCTGTCGCTGCACATGATGGGCGGACTGCGGCTGCTGGTCATCGAGTTCGCCCCGTGGACCGGACTGCGCAAGGACTGGCTGGCGGTCGGACTCGGGGCCGGCGCCTGCACCGGGCTGGCTTTCCTGCTGGCGCTGCTCGGTTAG
- a CDS encoding succinate dehydrogenase → MAAALRIRTQARLWYLQRLSAMVLALCVAVHIGIIVYAVRGGLSAPEILSRTRGSMLFAAFYGVFVLACAVHVPIGLARIAEEWLGWRGRPVWAGALAFAALLAVMGLRAVYGVVS, encoded by the coding sequence ATGGCCGCGGCATTGCGGATCCGTACGCAGGCGCGGCTCTGGTACCTGCAGCGCCTGAGCGCGATGGTGCTGGCGCTGTGCGTCGCCGTGCACATCGGCATCATCGTTTATGCGGTGCGAGGCGGCCTGAGCGCGCCGGAAATCCTGTCGCGCACGCGCGGCAGCATGCTGTTCGCCGCTTTCTATGGCGTGTTCGTGCTCGCTTGCGCCGTGCACGTCCCCATCGGCCTGGCGCGCATCGCCGAGGAATGGCTGGGCTGGCGAGGCCGCCCCGTGTGGGCGGGGGCGCTGGCCTTTGCCGCCCTGCTGGCCGTCATGGGCCTGCGGGCCGTTTATGGAGTGGTGTCGTGA
- a CDS encoding succinate dehydrogenase/fumarate reductase iron-sulfur subunit: MEELEVRVWRSAGDGAFATYRVPRQTSQTVLDVVTYIQRELQPDLAYRYACRVGMCGSCAMSVNGKARWTCRTHVAKVAANGRLELAPLPNLPVIKDLVTDMSAFFEKWSRAKGSFSGALTRHDDFARVPPASPRRQAVDAGIECIGCGVCYASCDVVTWRPDYLGPAALNRAWTLMNDERDVDGLERLRAVAGDAGCHSCHTQGSCTERCPKALSPTAGIAGLKRMTAKAAMKGDL; this comes from the coding sequence ATGGAGGAGTTGGAAGTCCGGGTATGGCGCAGCGCCGGCGACGGCGCTTTCGCGACCTACCGCGTGCCGCGCCAGACCAGCCAGACCGTGCTGGACGTGGTCACGTACATTCAGCGCGAACTGCAGCCGGACCTGGCCTATCGCTACGCATGCCGGGTCGGCATGTGCGGATCGTGTGCAATGAGTGTGAACGGCAAGGCCCGCTGGACGTGCCGGACGCACGTCGCCAAGGTGGCGGCAAACGGCCGGCTGGAACTGGCGCCCCTGCCGAATCTGCCGGTCATCAAGGATCTGGTGACCGACATGAGCGCTTTCTTCGAGAAGTGGAGCCGGGCCAAGGGAAGCTTTTCAGGCGCGCTCACGCGTCATGACGACTTCGCGCGCGTGCCGCCGGCCTCGCCTCGCCGGCAGGCCGTCGATGCCGGCATCGAGTGCATCGGCTGCGGCGTATGTTACGCATCCTGCGACGTCGTGACGTGGCGGCCCGATTACCTGGGGCCGGCCGCGCTGAATCGCGCCTGGACCCTGATGAACGATGAACGCGACGTCGATGGGCTCGAGCGTCTGCGCGCGGTGGCAGGGGACGCGGGTTGCCATTCGTGCCATACGCAGGGCAGCTGTACCGAGCGATGCCCCAAGGCTTTGTCGCCCACCGCCGGCATCGCCGGGCTGAAACGCATGACGGCCAAGGCAGCCATGAAGGGGGACCTGTGA
- a CDS encoding hybrid sensor histidine kinase/response regulator — protein MSQARSERRKRVEATDRVARALLKSATDFAILTMDLDLRITSWNAGAQTLFGWSENEAIGMLSSLIFVEEDREQGAHVQEAEQAQREGRCEDERWHLRKDGTRLWCSGLTMRFEDDRTGQHIGYLKVVRDRTEQHLAETRARATDARFRALVESSPQMTFFADTAGRIIYASPYWARYTGRDGTGPAQGDWTETIHPEEREQVKEAWRVALATGVGCELEIRFRCAADNSWRWFMARAAPIEEEGQRTGWLILAFDIDLVVAARNDLRRSQKLLLNEVARGKAERDRTWQLANDLMVVTDFDGYVLDANPAWTERLGWKHEELLGNNILGLVHPDYLAIAQSQLNRLHRGHATSRFVCECRHRDGTYRTLSWTAVPGDGLIHAVAQDVTAENEATAELELAQEALRQAQKMEAVGQLTGGIAHDFNNLLTGIIGSLQLMQKRAERGMLVDITRYSDMAMESAKRAAALTHRLLAFSRRQPLAPKPTQPNVLIQSLTDLFERTLGEKIALAVDLQDGLWNVLCDPHQLENAILNLVINARDAMPDGGRLTITTRNTDLDNISVANAVILTAGEYVCLCVSDTGVGMPPDVAAKAFEPFFSTKPQGEGTGLGLSMVYGFVRQSGGYTELDSRPGEGTAVRLYLPRYSGSLREDEDVEEEAPAPVGVAARHPLVLVVEDDPRVRDLLVEVLQEQQCRVVEAADGLSGLRILKDTPSIQLVISDIGLPGMDGRRMVQEARTVHPDLKVILMTGYAQSLAQSDGLRDTDMELVTKPFGIDEITRRILAVLAE, from the coding sequence ATGAGCCAGGCCAGAAGCGAGCGACGCAAGCGCGTGGAAGCGACCGACCGTGTCGCCCGGGCCCTGCTCAAGAGCGCCACGGATTTCGCCATTCTGACCATGGATCTCGACCTGCGGATCACCAGTTGGAATGCCGGCGCGCAGACGCTGTTCGGCTGGAGCGAGAATGAAGCCATCGGCATGTTGAGCAGCCTCATCTTCGTCGAAGAGGATCGCGAACAGGGCGCCCACGTGCAAGAGGCGGAGCAGGCGCAACGCGAAGGGCGGTGCGAGGATGAGCGCTGGCACCTGCGCAAGGATGGTACGAGGCTGTGGTGCTCCGGTCTCACCATGCGCTTCGAGGACGATCGCACCGGCCAGCACATCGGCTACCTGAAAGTGGTGCGCGACCGCACCGAACAGCATCTTGCCGAGACCCGGGCCCGCGCGACCGATGCGCGATTCCGGGCGCTGGTGGAAAGCTCTCCCCAGATGACGTTTTTCGCCGACACGGCCGGCCGCATCATCTACGCGAGCCCCTATTGGGCGCGCTACACGGGACGCGACGGGACGGGGCCGGCGCAGGGAGACTGGACTGAGACGATCCATCCCGAGGAGCGCGAGCAGGTCAAGGAAGCCTGGCGCGTTGCCCTGGCCACCGGTGTGGGGTGCGAGCTGGAGATCCGCTTCCGGTGCGCCGCCGACAATAGCTGGCGCTGGTTCATGGCGCGGGCCGCCCCCATCGAGGAAGAGGGTCAAAGGACGGGCTGGCTGATCCTTGCCTTCGACATCGATCTGGTGGTGGCCGCGCGCAACGACCTGCGGCGCAGCCAGAAGCTGCTGCTGAACGAGGTGGCGCGGGGCAAGGCCGAGCGCGACCGCACCTGGCAGCTGGCGAACGACCTGATGGTCGTCACCGATTTCGACGGCTATGTCCTGGACGCCAACCCCGCTTGGACGGAGCGGCTGGGGTGGAAGCACGAGGAGCTGCTGGGCAACAACATCCTGGGGCTCGTGCACCCGGACTATCTCGCCATTGCGCAAAGCCAGCTGAACCGTCTGCACCGAGGGCACGCCACCTCGCGTTTCGTGTGCGAATGCCGTCACCGCGACGGCACCTACCGAACTCTGTCCTGGACGGCGGTGCCCGGCGATGGGCTGATCCACGCGGTGGCCCAGGACGTTACCGCCGAGAACGAAGCGACGGCGGAACTGGAATTGGCCCAGGAAGCCTTGCGGCAGGCGCAGAAAATGGAGGCCGTGGGACAGCTCACCGGCGGTATCGCGCACGACTTCAATAACCTGCTGACCGGCATCATCGGCTCGCTGCAATTGATGCAGAAGCGCGCCGAGCGCGGCATGCTGGTCGATATCACGCGCTATAGCGACATGGCGATGGAGTCCGCCAAGCGGGCCGCCGCGCTCACTCACCGCCTGCTGGCTTTTTCGCGGCGCCAGCCGCTGGCGCCCAAGCCGACACAGCCGAATGTCCTGATCCAGTCGCTGACGGATCTGTTCGAGAGGACCCTGGGCGAGAAAATCGCATTGGCCGTGGATCTCCAGGATGGACTGTGGAACGTCCTGTGCGATCCGCATCAGCTCGAGAATGCCATCCTGAACCTGGTGATCAACGCGCGCGACGCCATGCCCGACGGCGGCCGGCTGACCATCACCACGCGCAATACCGACCTTGACAATATCTCTGTTGCCAACGCCGTCATCCTGACGGCGGGCGAGTACGTCTGCCTGTGCGTGTCGGACACCGGTGTCGGCATGCCGCCGGACGTCGCGGCCAAAGCCTTCGAGCCGTTTTTCAGTACGAAGCCGCAGGGGGAGGGTACGGGCCTGGGGCTTTCCATGGTGTACGGCTTCGTCAGGCAGTCCGGCGGCTATACCGAGCTGGATAGCCGGCCGGGCGAGGGCACGGCCGTGCGTCTGTACCTGCCGCGCTACAGCGGATCGCTGCGCGAGGACGAGGATGTCGAGGAAGAGGCGCCCGCGCCGGTGGGCGTGGCGGCCCGGCACCCGCTCGTCCTGGTGGTGGAGGACGACCCGCGCGTACGCGATCTTCTGGTAGAGGTGCTGCAGGAGCAGCAGTGCCGCGTCGTGGAAGCCGCTGACGGTTTGTCGGGATTGCGGATTCTCAAGGACACCCCCAGCATCCAGCTCGTCATCAGCGATATCGGCCTGCCCGGAATGGACGGGCGGCGCATGGTGCAGGAGGCGCGTACGGTGCACCCCGACCTGAAAGTGATCCTGATGACGGGTTACGCCCAAAGCCTGGCGCAAAGCGACGGTTTGCGCGATACCGACATGGAATTGGTCACCAAGCCCTTCGGTATCGACGAGATCACGCGCAGGATCCTGGCTGTGCTGGCGGAGTGA